A single Leguminivora glycinivorella isolate SPB_JAAS2020 chromosome 25, LegGlyc_1.1, whole genome shotgun sequence DNA region contains:
- the LOC125239442 gene encoding spodomicin-like: protein MSKAFKVIFVVFLVAAAMTALTEATGWGRESPCDEVCNRIERERNECCRAHGHAVASWCYYGQMYCYDY from the exons ATGTCGAAGGCGTTCAAAGTAATATTCGTAGTTTTTTTGGTTGCCGCCGCCATGACTGCTCTCACTGAGGCGACGGGTTGGGGAAGGGAATCACCCTGTGACGAG GTGTGTAACAGAATCGAGCGTGAACGTAACGAGTGCTGCCGCGCGCACGGGCACGCCGTGGCTTCGTGGTGCTACTACGGCCAAATGTACTGCTACGATTACTAA